In Lentilactobacillus sp. SPB1-3, the sequence GCGATTTCTTTGTCATCATCAACAACTAAAATTTTCATGTTTTTACCTCTCATTTGAGTTTAAACTCATATTCATGACGCTAATAACCATAGTTTACACTATTTAGAATAAGCAACAATGTTTATTCTAACAAGTAAAGGTAAATTTAAACAGGCAGTCGATCTTGTGTCAACATCTCTTGTATTATTTTGGCCACAGTTATCGTCAAATTCTCCTGGGCATTTGCTTTCGGATCACCTAATTCCGGGCTTACTTGAATTTCCTCAATCTGATTAAATCCTTGTTCATACAAGCCCTCAATACCTTCACCAACCCGACCGCCGATCCCTAAGATATAACTAGTGGATGCTTTTAACCGTGCTTGTTGAGCGACGATACTTGGTGCCTTACCGTATTGAGTTTGGGAGTCAATAGAGCCTTCACCAGTAATCACTAGATCGGCATCTTGTACGGCATCCTCAAATGACATTTCTGACAATATCAACTGAATGCCAGAAGTTAATCTTGCATGCAAACCAGCAACCAGCCCTGCGCCTAATCCGCCAGCTGCACCCGCACCGGAAACATCATTGATCTCGATTCCCAAATCCTTACGGATGACGGCACTATAATTGACCAGCGCTTGATCTAGTCGTGCGACCATCGTGTCATCAGCTCCCTTTTGTGGGCCAAAAACAACTGAAGCCCCTTCTGGACCAGTCAATGGGTTGGTTACATCTGTTGCTCCGACAATCTCCACATGCTCGAATCTTTGATCAATGTCACTGACATCAATCTTAGCTAATTGGGCTAATCCTAATCCACCCCTTGGGATTGGTTGTTGGTTACTATCCAATAATTTAACTCCCACCGCAGTTAACAGACCGGCACCACCATCATTAGTAGCACTACCGCCAAGTCCGATGATAATTTTAGTCACTCTATGATTCAAAGCATCAAGAATCAATTGACCGGTGCCATAAGTATCGGCCACACCGACTTGTGGATGCTGAAAATCAATGAACTCAAAACCACTAGCAGCCGCCATTTCGATCACAGCTGTTTGACCATTATCAATTAGACCATAGCTTGCAGAGACTATCTCGCCAAATGGATTCTCAACTTGAGCAGCCACTCTACGACCGTTTTTAGCTCTAATCAATGTGGCGACAGTCCCTTCTCCACCATCAGCCAGTGATAGTAAGCAATAGTCTGCATTGGAAAGGACTTGCTCACACCCTGCCTTAATCGCTTGTGCAGCTTCTTCAGCAGTTAAATACCCCTTGTAAGAATCTGGAGCAATCACAATTTTTAATGAATTTTTGTCTCGCTTAGCAGTGTCTTGATCCATGATCTTCTCCAATCAACACGATTTAAAGTTAACTATTCTTCTATAATTATAAACACTCTTTTTATAAAACAAAAATGGGTCCAATAAGCATCTGATCGATACTCACTAGTCCCATAGTTTATTAATGGTTAGTTTACTTTTTATAGTTTGGTGCGGCTTTAATAGCTGCTAAATCATGTGGATGAGATTCGATCAATCCGGCATTTGAAATTTCCACGAATTGAGCATGATCATTTAGGTACTGGATATTGTTTGCGCCAGTATATCCCATTCCTGAACGTAAGCCACCAATCATTTGGAATGTAATATCCTTCACGCTACCACGATATTCAATTTCGCCTTCAATACCTTCTGGAACTAACTTGTTAGCCTCATTGACGCCACCTTGGAAGTAACGGTCAGATGAACCATGTGATTGGCTCATTGCAGCAACAGAACCCATACCACGATAGGCTTTGAACTTCTTGCCATTTTCTTCAAATACTTTACCCGGTGCTTCATCAGTTCCGGCCAACATGCTACCAAGCATAACTGCGTTACCACCAGCAGCTAAGGCCTTAACGATATCTCCAGAATACTTGATACCACCATCAGCAATGATAGGTTTGTGCCATTTTCTAGCAACCTCAGCTGAATCATAAATAGCAGTTAGTTGGGGAACTCCAACTCCAGCGACTACTCGAGTAGTACAGATAGAGCCAGGGCCGATTCCTACTTTAACAACATCAACACCTGCTTGAAACAAAGCTTCTGTTCCTTCAGCAGTGGCTACGTTACCGGCAATCAAAGTAGTATCTGGATAATGTTCACGAATTTCAGCAATTTTTCTCAAGACACCAGCCGAATGACCATGCGCAGTATCAATGACAATGGCATCAACTCCGGCGGCTAAAATGGCTTCTGCACGATCAAATGTGTCAGAAGTAACTCCGACTGCTGCAGCTACTAAAAGTCGGCCTTGATCATCAACTGCAGCGTTTTCTGCAATATCATTAACTTGCTTAACTTTAGCAACTTCTTCAGCTTGAGCTTCAATACTTAAATTCTTGTGAATTACTCCTAATCCACCAAGGTTGGCCATAGTGGTGGCCATTGCAGATTCAGTGACTGTGTCCATTCCGGCACTAATAAACGGAATATTTAATTTAATGTTGTCTGCTAATTGGGTTGAAAGATCCACCTCATTAGGTAAAACATCACTAGCTGCGGGAACCAATAAAACGTCATCGAAAGTGTAACCCTTATTTCCAAACTTATCATTCCAACTAACCATTTAATTCGCTCCTTTAAAAATATAATTGTTTAAAAATATACCACCCTCAACCAGCCACAACAAGGACAATTCAAGAATTCTAATTGTTATCTAATAAAAAAGCATCCCAACGATAATTAATCGTCAGGACACCTTTACAAGAGCAATTTAATTTTTAGAACAAACCACCAGTAATGTTAAAGCGACGTTTTACATAAACACTACCACCGATTGAGATTACTCCAAGAGCAATATATACATATGAATTAAGAATTGGGTTGATAGCATGTGGAATCAATCCGGCAACGAAGAAGACTGCCATCCATAATACAAAGAATGCGGCAATGAAAATAATTCTGATTGGTAATGAGTATTTATGTTTAACACCTGGGGCAATCAAAACGGTCATCAATGGAATTCCTAATCCAGCAATAATTGAACTTAAGATAATTCCGCTGATTCCCATCGTAGTGGCTTGAGCACTCTTAGAGAAGAGCGCAGTTACACCATACAATAAAGTAAAGATGGTAAAGAATAATAGTGTGTTATATCCAGCATTTGGCCAGTAATCCGTAATTGGGTCAGCAGCTTTCTTAGGTGGATTAACCACACTATCAATCTTTTGGTCAACAGTTCCCCAAAGGTTACGGGCAGTCTTACCACTCTTTTGACCAGTAAGTAAATCCTGAACCATTTGATTGATCAATTCAGTCTTTTGTTCATCTTTTAGCTTAGTGTTTCCAAGTGCTTGGCTAAATTTGAACATGTACTCTGCATTCCGCTTGGTAAGTCCAATATTATCAAACTGAGAATGGACGTGTTCAGCAGTCCGGTTACGGTCTTGTTGAACGTGTGCATTTCGCTTTTCAGTATTTTCAGTCAATTAAATTCGCTCCTTAAAATCAATTATTAAACGTTGAATCTAAATTCAACAATGTCACCGTCTTGCATAACGTAGTCTTTACCTTCAAGACGGAGTCTACCAGCTTCCTTAACGGCAGCTTGAGTCTCATATTTATCCAAATCATCAAATGCCATAACTTCGGCACGGATAAATCCTCGTTCAAAGTCAGAATGGATAATTCCGGCAGCTTGTGGTGCTTTAGTACCAGACTTGAATGTCCAAGCCTTAGTTTCTTTACCACCAGCAGTGAAGAATGTTTCCAATCCTAATAATTTGTAAGATGCGCGGATCAATCTGTTCAATCCAGGTTCTTCAACACCTTCAGCAGCCAAGAAATCTGCTTTATCGGCATCGTCTAATTCAGCGATTTCTTCTTCAGCTTCGGCAGCAACAGCAATTGCTTCTGCACCTTCTGAAGCAGCGAAGTCTTTGATCAACTTAAAGTACTTAGAATTTTCAGGGTCAGCCATGTCATCTTCGGCAATGTTAGCCACGTAGAGAATTGGTTTTGATGTTAATAAGAATAATCCCTTAACGATTTTTTCTTCATCTTCATCAAATTCAATGGTTCGAACTGACTTACCGGCTTCAAGAACTGGTTTGATTTTTTCTAGAACTGCTAATTCAGCCTTAGCTTCTTTATCAGAACCCTTAGCAGCACGTTGAACTTTAGCCAATCGCTTATCAACGGCGTCCAAATCAGACATCCCTAATTCAAGGTTGATAGTATCAATATCATCAATCGGATCAATTTTACCTGAAACGTGAGTGATGTTGTCGTCATCAAATGCCCGTACTACGTGAACAATGGCATCAACTTGGCGAATGTTTTCCAAGAACTTGTTACCAAGTCCTTCACCTTTACTGGCACCCTTAACAATTCCAGCAATATCAGTAAATTCAAATGTTGTTGGCACCACTTTATCAGCTGGAATCAATTCTTGAATTCGGTCTAATCGGGCATCGGGAACTTCAACCATTCCCACATTAGGATCGATAGTGGCAAATGGATAGTTTGCCATTTCGGCTCCGGCTTTCGTAATCGCATTGAATAAGGTTGACTTACCAACGTTTGGTAATCCGACAATTCCTGCAGTTAATGACATATTAGTAAACTCTTCTTTCTAAATTTTAGTCTTCAGCTTTTTCCAAAATCTTTTTAAGCTTCTTATCAAATTCCCGACGAGGAAGCATAACAATGTGCTGACAACCAGTACATTGAATCTTAATATCGGCCCCCATCCGGATAATCTCCCAACGATTAGTTCCACATGGATGAGGCTTCTTCATTTCAACAATATCGTGCAATCCGTACATAAGGATCATCCTTTCATATCACTAATCTAAATTAACATCCATCATTTCAAGAATTCGATTTAAATCATCTTCTGATGTATAGGCAATCTCAATCTTACCGGCACCCTTTTTTCTCGGAGCGGCGTTGATAGCCACATTCGTGCCAAATCGATCTTGCAATTGATGCTCAGAAGCTTTAACAAACGGTGATTTACGGACCACCTTTTTCTTCTTCGCACCTTTTTTACCATTAAGTTTGTCAGCAGCTTGTTCTAATTGACGAACTGTCAAAGATTCACTAACTGCCCGCTTAGCTAACTCAATCATGTCTGGTTTGCTCTTAACTGACAACAATGTTCGAGCTTGACCCATTGATAACTTCTCGTCATCCAAAAATTCTTTGATAGGTTGAGGTAATCCCAAGATTCGCAAATAATTGGCAATGTATGGTCGACTCTTACCAAGACGCTTAGCAACTTGTGCTTGAGTTAAATCAAGTTGAGTCATCAAAGTCTCATAGGCTTGAGCTTCTTCCAAAGTAGTTAGATCTTCACGTTGCAAGTTCTCTAAAACTGCGATTTCCATCATTTCTTCTTCGTTCACATCACGAACGATTGCAGGAATGGTCTTTTGTTGAGCAATTTTAGAAGCACGGAGACGTCGTTCACCAGTTAGTAGCTCATACACTTCCTTATCAGGATTAGGTTGTCGAACGATGATTGGTTGAAAGACCCCGGAGTTTTTAATTGAAACTGCTAGATCTTCCAACGCTTTGGCATCGAATCGATGACGTGGTTGATAAGGATTGGGTTTGATGTTGTTGATGTTAATATCGATAACTTTTTCTTTACTTGTATCAACGTTATTATCTTCAAACAACGCTTCAATTCCTTTACCTAACCCACCCGTGATTTTCTTACTTGGCATGACGAGCAAGCACCTCCTCTACTAACTGCATATACGTTTGTGCTCCTTTTGACTTAGCATCGTAGTCAATGATTGGCAATCCGTAGCTAGGTGCTTCAGATAACCGGATGTTTCTCGGAATAACTGTCTCATATACTTCATCTTCGAAGTATTTTTGAACTTCATTCTTTACTTGAACTCCTAAGTTGGTTCTGGAATCATACATGGTCAATAATACACCCTCAATTTTTAGATCCTTATTGAAGTGCTTCTTAACCAATTCGACTGTGTTTAATAACTGACTTAACCCTTCCAAAGCATAGTACTCACTTTGAACTGGAATCAAGATCGAGTCACTCGCAGTAAATGCATTGATTGTGATCAATCCTAACGAAGGTGGACAATCAATCAAGACAAAATCATATTCAGACTTAACCTGGTTAAGGGCTTCTCGTAAACGAGTTTCCCGCGCCATTTGTGGTGTCAATTCAATTTCGGCACCCGATAATTGAATGGTGGCAGGCACAATATCTAGTCCCTCACGCTGAGTTTGAAGAATTGTTTCTTTCATTGGCACTTCATTGATCAAGACATCATAGACATCCTTTTCAATATCCGGCTTAGAAATACCTACTCCACTAGTAGCATTGCCTTGAGCATCAGCATCGATGATCAAGACCTTTTTACCTGCGGCTGCTAATCCAGCTCCCAAGTTAACAGCAGTAGTTGTCTTACCAACTCCACCCTTTTGATTCGCAAGCGCAATTACAATCGTCATTCCAAATTCCTCTTACTTTTTTCCTTGACCCAAAGGTTCTTTAGCAGGCGTACCCGCTTTTCGTGGATACTGCTTTGGGGTTGGTTTTACTTTATTAATTACAATAATATGGCGGGACTCATCAGTGTCAGCCAAATCAAATGAATGATCTGATGCCACTTGGCCACCTAACAATTGAATTGCTCGATCAGCATCACTCAACTCATCTTCTGCTTTGGCCGCCTTCATTGCGATCATCTGACCGCCAACTTTAACAAGGGGCAAGCAAAATTCGCTGAGGACCGATAAACGAGCAACTGCTCTGGCAGTTACAATATCATATTCTTCACGGTGTGGTGATTTTTTGCCACCAAATTCTTCCGCTCTGGCATGGAAAAGCTCCACTCCAGTCAATCCTAATTTCTCAACTAATTCAGTCAAAAAGTTGATTCGCTTATTCAATGAATCAACAATCGTAACTTTTAATTGTGGAAACAAGATTTTTAACGGAATACTAGGGAATCCTGCCCCCGCACCAACGTCACAAATAGAAAATGGCTCTGTCTGGATTTGTGAAACAAAAAAGGCCGGCGTGATCGAATCATAGAAATGCTTAAGATAAACGTCTGGCTCTTCAGTGATTGTCGTTAGATTTACATGTTCATTAACTGCTACTAATAGCTTGAAATAGGCTTCAAACTGGGATAACTGATCATCAGTTACCTCAATATTCTTTGCTAGCAGTGCTGCTTTAAATTGCTCAATATTCATAAATTATTTCTCCTGGAATTGTGAAACAAGTTTGTTTCACGACCTACTAATACTTTACCGTAAATTACGCTTTCATACAAGGTTTAGCGGTAAATTGAATAACAAAACGACAAATTAATAGTATACATTAATTTCGACGAAAATAAAAAGACAACTTCACTAATTACGCGATTTCGTAATCATTTTGAAGTTATCTTTTTATCTTATTTTACTAGTTGGTTATTTCGATGGCCAGTTTGTTTCACGTGCTCATCGTTTAACTGCACTAAGAAATTAGCAATTTCGGCCATTGATTCGGTAGTAACGTATTCATATTGGCCATGGAAATTATCACCACCATTAAATAAATTAGGTGTTGGAATGCCCTTTTGAGTTATGAAATTACCATCAGTCCCGCCTCTAAACGGAATTATATGAGAGTCAATATTGGCTCGTTTCATCGTATCTAATACCACATTAATGATATATGGATTAGCCTTGATGCGCTCCCAAATATTTTGATACTGCTCGGTGATCACCAACTGAACTCTTGTCCGATCTAACTCACTGTTTACATCGTTCACAATTTTCTTCAGTAAGTTTTCTTTTTCAACAAACTTGTCATTATCAAAGTCACGAATAATAATCTCAAAATGAGCTTTATCAATCGTTGCCTCAAGATTAGTCACTAAGAAGAATCCTTCATGACCTCGACTCTTTTCTGGGACTTCATCTTTAGGCAATTGACTAATGATCTCATTGGCAATAGTAATGGCATTAGTCAATAATCCGTAAGCATCCCCTGGATGTACCGCCGTTCCTTCCACATCAATTGCTGCCTGTGAGGCATTAAATGTCTCTGGCCTAATCTCACCTAAATCACCATTGTCTAGCGTATAGGCAAATTCAACTGGAAATCGCTCAACCGGAAACTGCTTAGCACCTTTGCCGATTTCCTCATCAGGACCAAAACCAACAAACACTGGACCATGTTTTACTTCTGGGTTGTCTTGATAGTACTTCAACATTCCAATGATTTCGGCGATTCCTGCTTTGTCATCAGCCCCTAATAAAGTTGTCCCATCTGTGGTAATTAAGGTCTCACCTATATGGCGCTTCAGCTTTGGAAATTGTTCAGAAGATAAAGTGATATTCTCTTCAGCATTTAACACAATTGGTTTGCCATCATAATTTTTGTGAACCTGAGGGTTGATATTTTCGGCATTAAAATCTGCAGTATCTAAATGTGCAATATAGCCGATGGGAGTCACGTCTGCATCCACATTGCTTGCAATGCTGGCGATCACATAGCCACTTGGCTCATCAAAAGCAACTTGGGATAGACCTAATTGTCTTAAGTCATCAACAATAGCTTTAGCTAATTCAACTTGACCAGGTGTTGTTGGCGTATCAGTAACGGCTGGATTCGAACGAGTATTTACTCTCGCATATTTGATAAATAATTCTTGAATATACTGTTGATCAATTTTCGTCATTCAAAATCATTCCTTAGTTTTTGATATAAGCTGTTTTCCAATCAAAAGGTACACCAGCTGGGTTATAAACAATTCCTTTCACATTTGAACGAATCAATTGTGGTTTAGCTTGTTGGAACAATGGCACAGTTCCTTGATCGTTCATCAACACTTTTTCAGCTGATACTAAGTTTTGCCAACGTTGTTCAGGCTTATTAGCATTTTGATTTTCTGATTCTGATATTTCCTTATCAAATTTTGCACTGACATAACCAGAAGTATTATAACTAGCACCCTTCTCGTAGACATCCAAGTAATTAATTGGGTCAGCAAAGACTGATTGCCAACTTTGAACAGTTAATTGATAATTCTTAGCTGCTTGGCGAGAAATCAATTGTACAAACGGAATTGATTGGATGGTTACTTTGACTCCTGGCAATTTCTCTAAGCTTGATTGTAAGAATTCGGCAACGTCCTTACTACTATCAGTATCTGAAACTAATAATGTCAAATTAAGCTTGTTAACACCAGTTTTAGCATATCCTTTTTTCAACAGTTGCTTAGCTTGAGTTAAGTTGTATGATACGGCGCTTGGAACTGATGCTTCTTCATCAAATGCTTGACCCGTCTTAGGGTTGTTACCCATGTTTGCTGGTACAAATCCTTTGGCTGGTTCTGAACCATCTTGAAGGACATCCTTAGTTAGTTGCTTACGATCAATGGCCAATGAGAACGCCTTACGAATATCAAGATTCTTAAAAGCCTTCACCTTATTTTGATTCAATTCCAATCTCGAAGTGGCAGTTGGAAGACGTTTTACAAAATCAGGATTATTTTGATTATTCTTCACTTGTTGGCCACTTAGTAATGTCTCGTCGACTTTCTTAGAGCTATAAAGGTTGTAACTAGTTGTGGTGCTTTCAGCTACTAACTCATTGATTTTGTCTAGCTTAACTGCTTTCTTATCCCAATAATCATTGTTCTTAACTAACGACCATGACTTGTTTGTACCATTCCACTTCTTTAAAACGAATGGTCCGTTGGAAACTGTATATTTGGCAGAAGTGCCGTATTTCTTACCATACTTATTAATCGCATTTTGGTTAACCGGGTAAAACAGTGGCCAAGCTAATAACTTTTTAAAGTATGTCACTGGTTTGCTGAGGTTCACTTGTAACTTGTAGTTTGACAAAGCCTTAATTCCTAGACTGCTAACTGGTTTTTTACCAGAATTAACAGCTTCGGCATTCTTAACTTGATATAAGTAAAAAGCATCCTGCGATTCAGTCCTAGGGTTAACCGTTCTACGCCAAGAATTAACAAAGTCCTTAGCTGTCACAGTTGAACCATCTGACCATTTAACACCCTTTCTTAAATTAAAAGTGTATGTCTTTCCACCATTAGTGATCTTAGTTTTAGTTGCTAATGCGTTTTGAGGAGTCCCAGACTTGTCTAGACGATAAAGGCCTTCCTGTGTATTCATCAATACATTAAATGATAGTGTATCGGTAGCTTTAGACAGATCAGCTGTTGCTAGCTCGCCATTTTCTGTCCAATTTAAAATTTGACTCTTACTTTTGGAATTATTTGATGCTGATTGACTACCACAGCCGGCCAGAACTAACGCTAATGTGGCAAATGACACCCCAAGTACCTGTTTTTTATTCATAATAACTTCCTCCCAAATTTTTTAGAAACAAAAAATCCCCTAGTCCAATGAAGGACTAAGGGACGTTATTAACGCGGTACCACCCAAATTCGTGTAGACAAACTACACCTCTAAGAAACCTATTGATTTCCGGCGATATAACGGTCGCACCCGAATTGTTAGCGATAACCAGCAACTAACTCCAAGCTCATTTTCATCAATAATGAATTCAAGACTTTCACCAAACGTCCCTCTCTAGGCAATTCGTTATTGATTACTATACTCTTCACAGTCGTTTCTAATCTATATTTAATGTTATAATCCAGTTCACAGATATTGTCAACGAATTTTTTATTAAAAAGTGCCACCCACATCATTACTAATCATTGAGATAATAAAAGCCCTTTAAATCAGCCATACTGATTTAAAGGGCTTAATAACATCTTATTTACGATTAATAATTAATTGCTGCGACTTCTTCTAAGAACCATTTGTTGAAGGCAGCTGAGTCAATATCAACACATACGTCAGCATTTGTTTCGCCATCATGGTAAGCACCACGAATGTCACCAACGGTTTCACCGATGGCTGGGCCATCAGTGATTACGTCGATCCACATTGCTTCAGTAGTAATTGCTTCTGGGTGAAGTAAATAGAAGATTGTATTCACATCATGCATGGCAATTCCGGCTTCACTGTTATCACCATCATTACTGATGATATCATGCAACATCTTACCGGTCTTGTTCATATGCTCTAACTTAGAAAGTGATTCAGGAGTTAATAACGCCTGCATCGTAATATCTAAGCCGACCATAACAATTGGAATACCTGATTGGTAAACAATCTTAGCAGCATCTGGATCAGTGAAGACATTGAACTCAGCAGCTGAGGTCATGTTACCTAAGCCAAGTGAACCACCCATTGCGACGATGCGTTCGATGTGGTCTTTAACTTCAGGATGTTCGCTAAATAGTAAAGCGATGTTCGTGTATGAGCCAGTTGGAACCAATGTAATTGGTTCATCACTACTCATAATTTCATCATGAAGTGCTTCAACAGCGGTTTTGTCTAAAGGCTTTGGCAAGTCTTCAGGAAAATCATAGCCGGGCATTCCTGATTCCCCGTGAATCCGAGCAGCGTCTTCAAATTCTTTGATCAAAGGTTGTTTAGCTCCAGCGGCAACTGGAACATCTTTGTTAAAGAACCGCAAAATCTTTTGCGCATTTTTAGTTGTTTTATCAACTGTAACGTTTCCGGCAACTGTGGTAACAAGTCTTAAATCAATCTCTGGATCATTTAATGCCATTGTCAATGCAGCAGCATCATCAATTCCAGGATCAGTATCCATAATAATCTTAATTGTCATCAGACAAATCCCCTTTGTAGATTATTTATTTAGTACTCAACTTTATTAAAGAATTGCGCTTAGCACTAAATCACACAGGAACAATATTCCTAAAAGGTATGTTGCCCCACTTAGTTCATCAGCTCGTTTAGCCGCAATCTTTAATAATGGATAAGCCACGAATCCGAATGCTAATCCTGTTGAGATACTAGTGGTGAATGGAATCAATACCACAATCAAGAACGCTGGAAACCAATCGGTAAAGTCATACATATTGATGACACTTAACTGATTCATCATTAAGGCACCAGTAATAATAATAACCGGAGCAATCGCAGCTTGTGGAACATATGATAGCAACGGAATGAAAAACATTGAGATTGCAAACATCGTTCCGGCTACGATTGCCGTGATACCTGTTCGTCCACCACTTTCAGTAGCTGAAGCACTTTCGGCCGCAGCAACGGTTGGACTAGTTCCCATAATTCCTGATAGGAAGGCAGTAATTGAACTAGCTTCAAAAGCCCGCTTAAATTTTCCATGATTAGGAATAATTCCTTCAAGCAAACCCATTGATTCAAACACCAAAATCATGGTCATCGAAAATACCGCTAAGATAAACGGCACCGTCAAGGCGTGACTAAAATCGCCCTTGGCAAGGATATGAGTGTACTTGTCAAGATCAATAATGGAGACTTTAGGGGTCGCCTGATCCTTAACCTTGAAGATAATACCTAAGATCGTTGTGATGGCAATTCCGATAAAGAAACCACCCGTCACTTTTCTCACGAATAAGAACAAGGTTAAAATCAAACCGAATAAGGCCAATAAAGCAACTGGTTTCGTTAAATCACCAACTGCTAAAATCGAATTACTTCCGGCGCGAATCAAGCCGGCTTTTTCCAGACCAATCTCAACTAAGAATAGCCCAATACCAGCCGTAATCCCCGCCTTCAGCGTCTCTGGAATCCCTTTAGCTAGGATTTCACTGACCTTAGTAAAAGCAATCAGGACATATATAATCGATGAAACCATCGAGATTGCCACGGCTTCTTGCCATGATAATCCCATGTTAACGACGACAGTGTAAGTAAAGAACGCGTTAACTCCCATTCCAGGAGTCAAAATTACTGGGGCATTCGCCCAGAATCCCATGATCCAACAACCAACAAAGGATGACAGAATCGTGGCGAACACACTTAGATTCGCGGGAATCCCCGCATCTTTTAAAATCATTGGATTAACAATGATGATATAAGAAATCGCAAAGAATCCAGTGATCCCAGCAATAATCTCTCGTCTCAACACTTGCTTATCAGAAAATGCTTCCCGTAAAGAAAGCTGATTAGCTCTCTCTAACTGTTGTTTGTTATCCAAAAATAAAACCTAACTTTCTAAAAATTAGCTATTACCAAACAAACAATCCAACAATTCCGGCAGACATCAATGAAACTAAGATACCTGAAAGTAACATCGTACCAACGTTCTTACTAATCAAGTTGTTCTTTTCACGATCAACGATTCCCTTGAAGGCACCGATGATCATACCAGTAGTTGAGAAGTTAGCAAATGATGTTAAGAATACTGTTAATTGTGCTTGGTAGTGAGGTGCAAAGATCTTCGTGTTGTTAATTGTTCCGGCAATCTTACCCATAACAACGAATTCGTTAGTAACTAACTTAGTTCCCATTAATTGAGCGAAGTCGAAGGCGTGAGAAACATCGAGACCCATTAACCATGCAAATGGGAACATGATGATACCTAAGATATGTTCCAAAGTTAACCATGGGTTGAATAGTTGCAATACTTTATCGATCAAAGCAGCTAAAGCAACGAAGGCAATAACATTGGCAGTGATGATTAAGATCAAACGACCGGCACCTAAGATAGAGTCACCTAAGAATGAGAAGAATGGTTCTTTGTGACCATCAGGAGTAACGTCACCTGCAGCTTCTGCAGCAGCATTTGAAGAACTCATGTTAGCAATAGTATCTTCTTCAGGAGTAACTTTAACTGGGTTAAGCATATTAGTAATAATAATTGCATTCATAACGTTCAAAGGAATCGCAGTCAAAACATATTGACCAGGAACCATTTGAGTATAAGCACCAATAATTGAAGC encodes:
- the ychF gene encoding redox-regulated ATPase YchF, with amino-acid sequence MSLTAGIVGLPNVGKSTLFNAITKAGAEMANYPFATIDPNVGMVEVPDARLDRIQELIPADKVVPTTFEFTDIAGIVKGASKGEGLGNKFLENIRQVDAIVHVVRAFDDDNITHVSGKIDPIDDIDTINLELGMSDLDAVDKRLAKVQRAAKGSDKEAKAELAVLEKIKPVLEAGKSVRTIEFDEDEEKIVKGLFLLTSKPILYVANIAEDDMADPENSKYFKLIKDFAASEGAEAIAVAAEAEEEIAELDDADKADFLAAEGVEEPGLNRLIRASYKLLGLETFFTAGGKETKAWTFKSGTKAPQAAGIIHSDFERGFIRAEVMAFDDLDKYETQAAVKEAGRLRLEGKDYVMQDGDIVEFRFNV
- the guaB gene encoding IMP dehydrogenase, translated to MVSWNDKFGNKGYTFDDVLLVPAASDVLPNEVDLSTQLADNIKLNIPFISAGMDTVTESAMATTMANLGGLGVIHKNLSIEAQAEEVAKVKQVNDIAENAAVDDQGRLLVAAAVGVTSDTFDRAEAILAAGVDAIVIDTAHGHSAGVLRKIAEIREHYPDTTLIAGNVATAEGTEALFQAGVDVVKVGIGPGSICTTRVVAGVGVPQLTAIYDSAEVARKWHKPIIADGGIKYSGDIVKALAAGGNAVMLGSMLAGTDEAPGKVFEENGKKFKAYRGMGSVAAMSQSHGSSDRYFQGGVNEANKLVPEGIEGEIEYRGSVKDITFQMIGGLRSGMGYTGANNIQYLNDHAQFVEISNAGLIESHPHDLAAIKAAPNYKK
- a CDS encoding glycerate kinase; this translates as MDQDTAKRDKNSLKIVIAPDSYKGYLTAEEAAQAIKAGCEQVLSNADYCLLSLADGGEGTVATLIRAKNGRRVAAQVENPFGEIVSASYGLIDNGQTAVIEMAAASGFEFIDFQHPQVGVADTYGTGQLILDALNHRVTKIIIGLGGSATNDGGAGLLTAVGVKLLDSNQQPIPRGGLGLAQLAKIDVSDIDQRFEHVEIVGATDVTNPLTGPEGASVVFGPQKGADDTMVARLDQALVNYSAVIRKDLGIEINDVSGAGAAGGLGAGLVAGLHARLTSGIQLILSEMSFEDAVQDADLVITGEGSIDSQTQYGKAPSIVAQQARLKASTSYILGIGGRVGEGIEGLYEQGFNQIEEIQVSPELGDPKANAQENLTITVAKIIQEMLTQDRLPV
- a CDS encoding DUF1129 family protein is translated as MTENTEKRNAHVQQDRNRTAEHVHSQFDNIGLTKRNAEYMFKFSQALGNTKLKDEQKTELINQMVQDLLTGQKSGKTARNLWGTVDQKIDSVVNPPKKAADPITDYWPNAGYNTLLFFTIFTLLYGVTALFSKSAQATTMGISGIILSSIIAGLGIPLMTVLIAPGVKHKYSLPIRIIFIAAFFVLWMAVFFVAGLIPHAINPILNSYVYIALGVISIGGSVYVKRRFNITGGLF
- a CDS encoding ParB/RepB/Spo0J family partition protein; protein product: MPSKKITGGLGKGIEALFEDNNVDTSKEKVIDININNIKPNPYQPRHRFDAKALEDLAVSIKNSGVFQPIIVRQPNPDKEVYELLTGERRLRASKIAQQKTIPAIVRDVNEEEMMEIAVLENLQREDLTTLEEAQAYETLMTQLDLTQAQVAKRLGKSRPYIANYLRILGLPQPIKEFLDDEKLSMGQARTLLSVKSKPDMIELAKRAVSESLTVRQLEQAADKLNGKKGAKKKKVVRKSPFVKASEHQLQDRFGTNVAINAAPRKKGAGKIEIAYTSEDDLNRILEMMDVNLD
- a CDS encoding DUF951 domain-containing protein, whose product is MYGLHDIVEMKKPHPCGTNRWEIIRMGADIKIQCTGCQHIVMLPRREFDKKLKKILEKAED
- a CDS encoding ParA family protein, which gives rise to MTIVIALANQKGGVGKTTTAVNLGAGLAAAGKKVLIIDADAQGNATSGVGISKPDIEKDVYDVLINEVPMKETILQTQREGLDIVPATIQLSGAEIELTPQMARETRLREALNQVKSEYDFVLIDCPPSLGLITINAFTASDSILIPVQSEYYALEGLSQLLNTVELVKKHFNKDLKIEGVLLTMYDSRTNLGVQVKNEVQKYFEDEVYETVIPRNIRLSEAPSYGLPIIDYDAKSKGAQTYMQLVEEVLARHAK